The genome window TTATCTTTAACGCATTGATTATTATCTTCTTGATTCCCCTCGCCATTAAAGGGGTCAACTATCGCCCAATGAGCTCTCAATCATTATTGCAACGTAATTTAGGCATTTATGGCTTAGGCGGGTTAATTGTGCCATTTGTTGGGATCAAACTGATTGATCTGCTTATTAGTCTCTTTGGAATATAAGGAATTGATTATGAATATGATCCGTTCGTCGATGGTTATATTATTTATACTCACCATTTTTACAGGTATTGCTTACCCATTAATGGTGACTGGCCTCGCTAATATTTTTTTTCCATGGCAGGCTCACGGTTCTTTACTCACACAAGATGAGCGCATTGTTGGTTCTGCCTTAATCGGGCAAAATGTGGGTAATATTCGCTATTTTCACGGTCGCCCCTCAGCAACTGTCGATATCCCCTACAATACCTTAGCTTCTGGTGGAAGTAATTTGGCTGTCAGTAACCCATTATTACAACAAACGATGGCAGAGCGTAGCGAACAACTGCGCGCAGAGAACCCCGATGCAGGTAATGCCATCCCAGTAGATTTACTCACGTCTTCCGCCAGTGGCTTAGACCCCAATATTTCTATTGATGCAGCGTTATACCAAGCTCCACGTATTGCAAAAAGCAGGCAAATTCCATTAGATACAGTAAAATCATTGATAGAAACGCATACTGAACAGGCATTGTTGCCCTTTTTAGGTGAACCCGTCATTAATGTGCTAAAACTGAACTTAGCACTTGATGAATATCAACAACAAATAAACAGTCAAACTCACTAGGGGCTGTGATGGACAATCAAGAACCTATTCGCCCTAACCCTGATGAACTCTTGGTCAAAGCCAATGAAATTGGGCGTGGCAAATTAAAGATTTTTTTCGGTGCCTGTGCTGGTGTTGGAAAAACGTATGCCATGCTGCAAGAAGCACAGAGACTCAGAGCTCAAGGGCTAGATGTGCTGATTGGCGTAGTAGAAACCCATGAAAGAGAAGAAACGGCCGCGCTACTTGACGGCCTTTCTCTGTTGCCACCTAGGCGCATAACTCATCACGGTCGCCGCCTAAATGGTTTCGATATTGACGCAGCAATTGCTAGACATCCAGCCATAATTTTAATGGATGAATTAGCATTTAGTAACCCCCATGGCAGCCGCCACCCTAAACGTTGGCAAGATGTCGAAGAACTCCTTGATGCCGGAATTGACGTACTGACAACCATCAACGTTCAACACATTGAAAGCCTGAATGACATCGTGGGAAGTATTACAGGTATTCGCGTACGAGAAACAGTTCCAGATCATATTTTTGATGCAGCTGATGAGGTGGTATTAGTAGATCTTCCTCCTGACGACCTACGACAACGCCTTAAAGAAGGCAAAGTGTATATACCGGGGCAAGCCGAACGCGCTATTGAGCATTTTTTCCGCAAAGGAAATTTAATTGCACTGCGTGAGCTGGCTCTTCGGCGTACTGCTGACCGGGTTGATGACCAGATGCGTGAATTTCGTGATGGTAAAGGCCAAGCCCCCGTATGGCACACTCGCGATGGGCTCTTGCTATGCATTGGCCATAATACCGGAAATGAAAAATTAGTCCGTACCGCCGCACGACTTGCTGCAAAATTCGGTAGTGTCTGGCATGCTGTTTATGTTGAAACTCCCTCACTTCATCAGCTACCTGAAACCCAGCGTAGAGCTATCTTAAAAGCGTTGCGTCTTGCTCAAGACTTAGGTGCAGAAACAGCAACTTTATCCGACCCTTCGGAAGAAAAAGCGATATTACGTTATGCCCGAGAACATAATTTAGGGAAGATATTGATTGGTCGGCGTAATAAAGTAAACAAATGGTTTAAGCTCAATTTACGTC of Providencia rettgeri contains these proteins:
- a CDS encoding potassium-transporting ATPase subunit C, giving the protein MNMIRSSMVILFILTIFTGIAYPLMVTGLANIFFPWQAHGSLLTQDERIVGSALIGQNVGNIRYFHGRPSATVDIPYNTLASGGSNLAVSNPLLQQTMAERSEQLRAENPDAGNAIPVDLLTSSASGLDPNISIDAALYQAPRIAKSRQIPLDTVKSLIETHTEQALLPFLGEPVINVLKLNLALDEYQQQINSQTH